One window of the Saccopteryx bilineata isolate mSacBil1 chromosome 2, mSacBil1_pri_phased_curated, whole genome shotgun sequence genome contains the following:
- the CCT8 gene encoding T-complex protein 1 subunit theta, producing the protein MALHVPKAPGFAQMLKDGAKHFSGLEEAVYRNIQACKELSQTTRTAYGPNGMNKMVINHLEKLFVTNDAATILRELEVQHPAAKMLVMASHMQEQEVGDGTNFVLVFAGALLELAEELLRIGLSVSEVIEGYEIACRKAHEILPDLVCCSAKNLRDIDEVASLLHTSVMSKQYGNEVFLAKLIAQACVSIFPDSGHFNVDNIRVCKILGSGIHSSSVLHGMVFKKETEGDVTSVKDAKIAVYSCPFDGMITETKGTVLIKTAEELMNFSKGEENLMDAQVKAIADTGANVIVTGGKVADMALHYANKYSVMLVRLNSKWDLRRLCKTVGATALPRLTPPVAEEMGHCDNVYLSEVGDTQVVVFKHEKEEGAISTIVLRGSTDNLMDDVERAVDDGVNTFKVLTRDKRLVPGGGATEIELAKQITSYGETCPGLEQYAIKKFAEAFESIPRALAENSGVKANEVISKLYAVHQEGNKNVGLDIEAEVPAVKDMLEAGVLDTYLGKYWAIKLATNAAVTVLRVDQIIMAKPAGGPKPPSGKKDWDDDQND; encoded by the exons ATGGCGCTCCACgtccccaaggcccctggctttgCGCAGATGCTCAAGGACGGAGCGAAG CATTTCTCAGGATTGGAAGAGGCCGTGTATAGGAACATCCAGGCCTGTAAGGAGCTCTCCCAGACCACTCGCACGGCATATGGACCAAATG GCATGAACAAAATGGTCATCAATCACCTAGAGAAGTTGTTTGTGACAAATGATGCAGCAACAATTTTGAGAGAGCTGGaa GTCCAGCATCCTGCAGCTAAAATGCTTGTGATGGCCTCGCACATGCAAGAGCAAGAGGTGGGAGACGGCACAAACTTTGTCCTGGTATTTGCGGGTGCTCTGCTGGAATTGGCTGAGGAGCTTCTAAGAATTGGCCTGTCTGTCTCAGAG GTCATTGAAGGTTATGAAATAGCCTGCAGGAAAGCCCATGAGATTCTTCCTGATTTGGTTTGTTGTTCTGCAAAAAACCTCCGAGATATTGATGAAGTGGCCTCTCTACTTCACACGTCAGTAATGAGTAAACAGTATGGCAATGAAGTCTTTTTGGCCAAGCTGATTGCTCAGGCTTGTG TATCTATTTTTCCTGATTCTGGCCATTTCAACGTTGATAATATCAGAGTTTGTAAGATTCTG GGCTCTGGTATTCATTCCTCTTCAGTCTTGCATGGCATGGttttcaagaaggaaacagaaggtGATGTAACATCTGTCAAAGATGCAAAAATAGCAGTGTACTCTTGTCCTTTTGATGGCATGATAACAGAGACTAAG GGAACAGTACTAATAAAGACTGCGGAAGAATTGATGAATTTCAGTAAGGGAGAAGAAAATCTTATGGATGCACAAGTCAAAGCTATTGCTGATACTGGTGCAAATGTTATCGTCACGGGGGGCAAAGTGGCAGATATGGCTCTTCATTATGCAAACAAGTACAGTGTCATGCTGGTGAG actgaacTCAAAGTGGGATCTTAGAAGGCTATGTAAGACAGTTGGTGCTACAGCTCTTCCTAGATTG ACTCCTCCTGTTGCAGAAGAAATGGGACACTGTGACAATGTTTACCTCTCAGAAGTTGGAGACACGCAAGTGGTGGTTTTTAAGCATG aaaaggaagaaggtGCCATTTCTACTATAGTGCTTCGTGGTTCTACAGACAATCTAATGGATGACGTGGAAAGGGCGGTAGATGACGGCGTGAATACTTTCAAAGTTCTCACAAGG GATAAACGTCTTGTACCTGGAGGTGGAGCAACAGAAATCGAGTTAGCCAAACAGATCACTTCCTATGGAGAG ACATGTCCTGGACTTGAACAGTATGCCATTAAGAAGTTTGCGGAGGCGTTTGAATCTATTCCCCGGGCACTGGCAGAAAACTCGGGGGTTAAGGCCAATGAAGTCATCTCCAAACTCTATGCAGTGCATCAGGAAGGAAACAAAAATGTTGGATTAGATATTGAG GCTGAAGTTCCTGCTGTGAAGGACATGCTGGAGGCTGGGGTTCTAGACACTTACCTGGGGAAATACTGGGCCATCAAACTGGCAACAAACGCTGCTGTCACTGTACTAAGAGTGGATCAG ATTATCATGGCAAAACCAGCCGGTGGGCCAAAGCCTCCCAGTGGGAAGAAAGACTGGGATGATGACCAAAATGACTGA